The DNA region TTCATGACTATCTTTGGGAGAATAATTTTATGTTCCCAATACCCGATAATTCCCATAACCACATTCTTGACTAATTCAATACGATCCGCATAGAATAACCTCTTTGTAGTTCATCCCATAATATAATTCTTCACATTTTCAATCAATGGCCTACAATGAGATATTTGAAGCTACTTGGATGAGAGTGAAATACCAAGATAACGAACTAGAATAGTGCCTTCATTAATACACATGATACCATAAATGTCTGCCTTGGTTTCCTCCTTCACACAACCATAGAACACCAACTTTTTTCCTTCATTAATGAACAAACATGTAATACtagaaaaaatagttaattctCTTTAATAGTGTTTATGGAATCAACATCAGTGTGTGCCACAATGAACAAGTTGTCTGCAAAACAAATATGTGTGATCTTTTCCTCTTTACATTGTGGATGGTAGATGTATGTATGATTCCTTATAAACATCCTAACAATAAAGTGAGGAGTCAAAACACACTACATAATCCACTCAACAAAAATATAAGGGAATCCAGACACAATcagaaaatcattaatatcattccATTTAATAGAATCAAACGATTTTTGAATATCAATCTTAAACTCTACCCAAGGAGAGATTGACTTCTTACCATAGCCTTTTAAGATTCTCTATATAAGGAGAATGTTATGAGAAATAGATTTACCGGAAATAAAAGTTGATTGACAAGACTAAcgagtttagaaataaaaaaaaataactgttTTGAGATAATtttgtgataattttataaatagcaTTACAACAGGATATAAGTCGGAAAGCTTGAATCTTTTCGAGTATAAAGTTCTTAGGAACAAGATTGAGAGTAGTGGTATTCCATTGTTTGAGCATCCTTCAGTTTTAAAAGAATTTCATAACCCCTTCACACAGATTATGGCCCACCACCATCCAATTGTCCTTGAAGAATGTCGCATCAAACCTAACTAGTCCCGAGCTTTTATCCCCACTCATACTAAACAAAGCCATATATGATCTTCTATGTAGTAACTTCATCCACTAGTCTCCAGTTGTCCTCCATTGTGACCTTTCCATTGACAATATGATATAGTAAGGTCAAATAACTTGATGTATGTTTCCTAGTTCCAATAAGAGCTTGATAATAGCGGATTGCCTCTTGATGGATCTCTATTTGTCCTTGAGCGATGTTGTCATCCTCCTTTTTAAGACTCACAATACGGTTTCGAATATTTTTGGCTATGCATTTTCGAAAGAAGAAAGTTGTATTCTTATCTCCAAATGACAACCAATTTTGTCTTGATTTTTGTTTAGCAAAACTTTCGTCAAGCGAGCTTAAAATTCGAAGTTAGACAGTGCATTCTTCTCATTATTTAAATCTTGGCTCAAGTCACTACCTTTCGGGTATTGACATTGAATTTTCTCAAGTTTAGTTCTTGCTTCTAAAACTTTCAGGATATATTACTGTTAGGATTTaagtcgcggctggaggaccatggttgggccggttagcgcgtctcactcaaagggtggtgattaatccggttagagattaacaccggggtttcaatactacacaaactgtcacacacccttgaactaggttcaagcgtggaagaggtttgtttcaggttgaagcagcacactagTATGATAGGCAggaccggtttcggatgatgaaggtttgaagattgatgggtcggtttttgtaacctggcgGTCCGGTTTGAATAGAGttaagtaggttagagcggtgtaggtaagttagtacgggtcggttagaaaatggaaccggcaaagagtaaataacaagacagattttatggatgttcggagctaaaactcctacgtcaccccttcctctcgaaaccgcgagaaggatattcactaaggaatacaagtacaatccgatcgagacttatttcctgctcgataacactcttacaatttacaccgaaattgtaaagtacacacttcaactttagcacttaggctttctctagagatagaacacactgttttcacttgtGAGTTAAATGCTCGCTGTATCACTTATGTCTCGTTGTGTGTCCCCCTTAAAATCTCttgtatgtcccgcatttactcttcttcaactgttccttttataggtgaaatatgccaacggtcatatttcacttccttgaatctgattggctgagcagaggttcagtgatttagtgattcagaccctgcggtcatcttttcagacctggcggtcaattgttcagacctggcggtcaatctcacagacttggcagtatgttcttccggtgtgtaagacaaacctgttaggtttgtcttttactcaatgtggtgactgtctgttaaacagttgtatgtacttggaagatctcctttctgatttatcccgaagtggaaagatcctgtaggactgttttctgcagcctgcagactttcctcagacttgtatggatatggaagtgttcagtctgttcctttggtatcatcttcaacagatacccgaattgtcttcttatactggtcggtcatttgacttaaccgaatggcttccggtgtgtttggtttaaccggacagcttccggttattcctttgtcttgtggctgatcggttgtctggtgtttccgttttttagctttggccgatcctttctttgtgcggttatGTTCCGAatgtcctggtcggtttaatagcttgaccggttagtcttcttagccggttcatttgtttgaccggtccggttccttgttcctgtatggaaggtttatttatgttaagttctgtgaaccggtctaattttatctaacaattacaATACCGTTTTTTAAGATGAGCCATGAGATGCCTTAATTTCTCATAATCTTGATACATCTTAGATCCATTAATAAGAACAGCCCACACCAACCCTTTCAAGAATACCCTTAAAATTGTCATTAAGAATCCAAAAGTTAAAGAATTTGAAAGGCCTTTCGACTTTTTCCACATTTTTTCATGACAGTTTGGTAGAGAAAGGATCTGAAATATGCTACCGTACTAAAGTCTTATGTATTGTACTACtagaataaacaaaaatttgCAAGGACAAATGGGTTTAATGCGACATATGGGTTTAATGCGACATTCTTCAAATTGTCCTTGAAGAATGTCGCATTAAACCCATCTGGAGATTAGTTTCATGGAACCTACAAATTCAGGAAATCACTTCACATGTCGATGAGGGAAAATGATCAAATGAGAAGGAGTCGCATTGATAGGGGCTTAATCAATGAGACATGAGCTATGGCAATACCCAAAGAGTCCATGAGATTTCATTGATCTTGACCTATATTATCTTGCTTTGTTGGGATTCTGACATGTCACCTAtatgatcttgttttctttgtagTCTAATAGCCTCCTAGAATTTCCTAATTTGGAAATTTATCTTTCCTTTAATCcaagtcattttttttatagtatatcTAGGGGATCATGTTCCCTAATCCTGATTTAGTTCTCTTATGGCATTAACTAACTAGTGGTAAGAATGGATAGAATTGTTAAATTTTTGACGTGTCAAAACTTTTATGTCGAAATTCTTCTGGTCCTTTTTAAGACGAATATTCAAATTGTCCACATCTTTACAAAGAAGTTATAGTGTAAGACACTTTCAATTGACATAAACTAACAACGACAATctcttgtttttttcaaaatgtcGTCGTCTTTTTTTATGAGTAAATAGAAAACCCTATACATTGCTATCCAAAGCTAAGAAAAACATgctaaaatagaataaaaactAATCAACCATCAATTGTCCAAAAAGAAAACCTTTGAAATTAACAATATGTAATATGATAGAAACATTTGtgactatatataaataatattaataattaatatccCATACTGGTATAAtagtaattataaataaagtaatcTACTCAGCCAGCCAACTACCGGCTCCCCATAATTAACAAAATACTCCAACAGTCAACTAGAAAAGGGAGTTGGGAGTACAAACTCAACTGCCAAAGAAACTATCAATCCAGGTACATGAatcttgaagaaaaaaaatactaatttttttaaaaatatccaaTTAGTCTCAAATCATTTGGGTCTTGTTTGGTAtgtgattatttgaaatataatcaattatttgaaattattcttGTCTGGTGATAGAGTATATGGTATTAGGTCAAATGactaaaataactttaatttgaaTGATTGATAACTTATCGGTTAATATATACTATAAAACATCCAAACATAAGGGTTGTTGAACAAACAACGTATGCTTTCAAATTACATCCAAACATACTTTATAGAGCAATGAGACATggtaaaaaatacatgatatataataatcaaCGGAGATAAGGATATTATCAAGAGATGCCACTAGGAACACAATCGTGCACGACCAACGAGTTGAAAAAGAGCTCATAATCATCTTAGCATGTCGTGATTTACTTTGGAAAGCTCTTCGATTATTCAAGTCAGATGAACTACCACATAAATAATGAACGCGGTCCATATCTAACTTTTTGCAGTATAGCCCATTgcatcaaccaatccaaatgTCATAGAAAGCCATGATAGGCGATGGTGTAACGAGTATATTCCACAAGTGGCCTAGAGAAATGATTAAATGAAAATTGAGCAATAAATGGGATGTAAACTTATACAATTGATCTCCATGGATAAGTTATATATGCTAGCGAGAGATAAATCCTTAAGCATTAGGTCATTGTATGTCTATGAGACACTAtccaaacaaatattaatatcttagaaaaagtaaaaaaatttcaaaagtaGTCGAGAGTTTGGAAAACAAACTaagaaataaacatttttaataatgaaaacaCTCAAAGAGTTTATGTTAAACAAAAGCGGCATATTGTATATggatataagattttaaatttcggtttgaaaaaatataaattagcaCTTCTTAAAACTGAATTTGAGTTCGAATTTTTAACGAATTAACATCAACAAAACTAGAAATACATGTCTAGTtaagtttatttcaaaatattatcctatcttaatcttaaataaaattgttgtgATTGTCTATCCAAACtcaaagtaaaaatatatttctaagtGGGTTAGTCCACATTTCTACTACACAAAATTGTCAATATTAATAATGAGAATGTTAGTgtaaaagaatttatatatataaaaaaaaacagtataatataaaattttatctaaaaatgaCTGTTTTAATCGCTCTCCACctaatatttaacttaattcaacacgtttttatatcatttataaataaaatttctcttattccaattttcacaaataatatttttttacttatgaTCACAATTTTACTATTTAGTttctcattttataaaatattggaaaaaatgtttacatttttttatccaTGTTTTGTTAAGGTAAGTGTGCTAAtgaataataattgtttttaaaaaatagaaaagtctATGTAATGAAAGTCCTTATCCATgttttgtaataataatttatttattttttatttaaaaaaaaaaaaaacatacttaaaaagttataaacAGAGAAAATAGTCCCCATTTCTTGAGACTATAAATAATACAACCAGATCTCCCTCCAGTACTCCACAAGAAGAAACAAACACACATAGAAAACAGagttcatcatcatcttcttcatctcccAAAAATGCCTTCTTCATCAGTATTTATAACTTCCAAATCCACAGTCATTCCAAAtcaaaaatccgccattaaatcACTCAAGCTTTCAATTTCCGATCTTCCCATGCTCTCATGTCACTATATCCAAAAGGGTGTTTTACTCACTCGTCCCCCATCAATTCCAATCGAATCACTAATCCATCTCCTCAAGCTTTCACTCTCAACAACCCTAACCCACTTCCCTGCCCTCGCCGGCCGTCTTGATACTGATTCCTATGGACACGTTCACATCATTTGCTCCGACGCCGGTGTTGATTTTGTTCATGCCAAAGCCAAACATTTCTTCATCAATGATCTTCTTTCACCTAATGATGTTCCATCTGTTTTCAAACAGTTTTTTACCATGGATAACACTCTTAGCTACGCCGGCCATAAGAACCCACTTGCAGCTGTTCAAGTTACAGAACTTGGAGATGGAATCTTCATCGGATGTACAGTTAATCATGCTGTAACCGACGGCACATCATTCTGGAATTTCTTCAATACATTTGCAGAGATCACAAAAGGGGTCAAAAAGATATCGAAATCACCTGATTTTTGCAGGGATACTTTGTTTAACTCGCCGGCGGTTCTGAAATTTCCGGTTGGTGGACCAACCGCGACATTCTCCACCGATCAACCGTTGAGAGAACGGATATTTCATTTCAGTAGGGAAGCGATATTGAAGATGAAATACAGAGCAAATCGGAAACTTGAGATTTCAGAAACGCAATGGGATAAAAATGGAAAAACTGATGAGATTTCATCTTTTCAATCTCTTTGCGCTCAGCTATGGAGATCGGTAACACGCGCTAGGGGATTACAACCCATAAAATTGACAACTTTCAGAATGGCGGTTAACTGTCGCCATCGCCTGACGCCGTCGCTTAACGCGCTCTATTTTGGAAACGCGATTCAGAGCATCCCGACCGTTGCTGAAGCCGGAGATCTACTCTCTCTAGATCTACAATGGACGGCAGATCTACTTCACCGGAACGTCGTTGCCCACGACGATTCCACTGTCCGGCGAGGAATCAGTGATTGGGAATCAAACCCACGTTTATTCCCACTTGGAAACCCAGATGGATCTTCAATAACGATGGGAAGTTCGCCGAGATTTCCGATGTACGATAACGATTTCGGATGGGGTCGGCCGGTGGCGGTAAGAAGTGGGAAAGCTAATAAATTTGACGGGAAGATATCGGCTTTTCCCGGAAGGGAAGGCGGCGGATCGGTGGATCTGGAGGTGGTTTTGTCGCCGGAGACTATGGCTAGGCTGGAGGAGGATATGGAATACATGCAGTACGTGTGTTGAGAGAGGGGTATATTCGTAATTTCATATCAGAGTGAATTAAGGGTtgtttttatctattattaattataaataatatatatatataaatatatatatattatgggtATTCTGTAATGAAGATGAAGGTGTTGTCTGCCCAATTTCAATCATATTGATAAATTGAAGCCTAATCTTTCTCTTATGATATCAAGTTAGACATGTTCGGTTGTCCCACTTTATAAAAGAGAATCTTTTCTCACCAcaacttaaaaaaatgaaataaagcatatttaaaagttgaagaatctctaaaataaattggccaatattattatgaataagAGATATGAATAGGGTATCGTTGGTTCGAAACGAAAAGGAATACATAGTTATGTCAGTTATATTTGAGATGATAAGATGCGACCATGATTGTCAAATAAGAAACGATAAGATATGATGATGGTTGACAGTGCTAAGATGTCcgctttttatttctttttaaccCTTTGTGTCaatttgtcattttttataGTGGTAGGATGTCGTAAATTGCAATACttaatacaaactttattttcattttctccCTTGATTGTTCtcttatgaattaaaaaaacattgatattatatttgatttgattttcaacATATCTTATCTACAACCTcaattcataaataaaagtcactattaatgtttatttttaaattggaCCTATTATGTTAATAGTATATAGCCTCCTTGTGTGAGTGATAAGTCAAATGAGAGCTTGATTATGTAGCATTTCTTTTTATGGGTAACAAGTAAGGAGACATATGTTAAGTTGGTTTAACATATGCACTAACATAGAATCACACTAACTTGGGAAATGGGCAAAATGGAGGCCTAATGTAGTTTAATGAAACCAGTATAAAGTGGAGTAACTTGATATATTTGCTCATCACTTTATAAAGTCACTTCTCTTTGCTATATTAATGCCTAATGTGTTGACGTTTTGAAacttcttactttattttttatgataaaaacaTATTTCTTTTGTATGTAGAAAAAGTTGGTTACCAAGGACCCATGTACTTTCATAGGATTAATGCCATTGCGTGTCCTTTCTTTAGCAAAGCAGCCCCCATCCATGTTCTGGCTTGCATCTCTCTCGACCACAAAATCATCATTAAGGTTTACAAAAGGGCTCATCATTGATCTTTTcctcttttcaaaaacatatatTTGCATTTTTCAATTCATCGTAAACAGTCTTGTTTAATCTAGTCTTTGAAGTGTTGAATCATAATGCTGGATTAATAGTCGTTAGTACCTATTGATTCCTAAAAATTCGGTTAAATTTGACATATTCATTATTGACTCGATGTTGGTTGGTATAAGATGAAATGTTCCAAATAATATGTTACTTAATTGCAAGCAAATTAAAACACATTCGCTCTTTGAACACCAAGTGTAAGTGTTTGTAATTGATCTGTCAAATTTGAGTTGTATGTTAGTATatcatcaaataataattgCACAAACTTCCTAAAATAAGGTTTCAACCCTTCATTCATAAGATCCTAGAATGTTGTATTATTCAATTTAGTGGAATTACTTCATTCCTATAGGTTTTGTAATTTAATGGGCTTTTCTTCAAAACCTCACCAACAGCTCAATCCACTCCACTTGCTAAAGATGGTATCAAAGTGAGctttttttttcatctaaatTTGGCAATTAGtgacaaaataaaagaaaaatcacttgacaaaatattttaatctaatatttttacaaCAATCAAAACTTTGTTTTAAACAGTCAATATGTATATGCATTCTGGAATTAGTTAGAAAAGTGATTTTCAACTCAAACAAAACTTTGACTACTTTTAACTTAgaagaaaaatcaaacaatttgtAAAGATACTTGACACTTGACTACAAATTAAGTGCATATGCAAAATGGCTACAAAGTGTAAATAATGCATGTGCAGAAAATTTCTTGagttcttattattttatttaatttcttagtCTTTCATTGTCTCATTTCAATTTATGTACATATTATTagcattttatattttatattcttaaccCTTTCATTGTCTCATTTCAATCAATATACatattattagaattttttatttatatttctaacTCTTTCATTGTCTGGTTTCAATCTTTATACATGTTCTTaagctttttttttaaaattttatattcttagTCTTTCATTGtcttatttcaatatatatacatatttttagcctttttatttcatattcttAGCTCTTTCATCGTCTCGtttcaatttgaatatatattctTAGCACTCTCATAGTGTCGTTTCATTTTGTATACATATTCTACTCTTGTTGTCTTTCAATTTGTATACATATTCTTAACACTTTCAATGTCTTATTTCAATCTATGTACATATTTTTAGTTCTTTCATTGTTTCGTTTCAATATACATATGTTTATTGTCTATAAATTAAATCATGAATagaatactttttttttcttctaaactTCTATTTATCTCACCACCTATTTGTACATTAATATCTTCTTAGTCTATCatctttgtttttttctaacctatttatgttaaattgaataaacaaaaGTTTGATTGGGCCGGATGTTGATGGAGATACTAACAATAGAGAAATAATAAGCTTATAATAGTGGATATAATAGGCCCAACAGGGAGTCTAGAATGgacaaaataatttgtttaggaATTgtcaatatttcaaaaataactctCTTAAATTCAATGTGTGTTACACGTCTCTAATAATTGTCAATTTGTCATGATTGTAGATAATCATTTTGACACCCACATAAGAGTGATCATTTCTGCATGTCAGATTTTGCAGTgttgttataatttaattagctaatttttcagattttattttgaaaatctcTAATGAAATCTTCTTATCATCACTAGACTTTCTAGCTCCATAGGTTGTCCTTATTGAATTCCCAACAAGTTCTTTCTAGTTTCACCTCTAATTCATATCAAAGAAAGAATAAATCATACAacaaaacaaatgttttgatatAAGATTTCAATCTTTCAATGTTTCAGCAGTTGTATTGGTTTACCGTCAATTCTAGtccaaaaatttatttattttttttgaaagaattagattatttttagtaGGAGAATCCGTCACTTTAGAAATCGCAAGGGTTCAAGTCTCTCTATCCCCAAAAGTCCATTCTgtatttatctttttctttttaggCGTTCCAAATTTGTTATCGTTCACATTTATTTTACTCCTTGACAAATCAATCTTCCACGTTATAGCTAGCTCCAAGACATTGTTCTTTATctagaaaaataaatgattggGCTTGCGAAACTTCTGATCTGGTCGATCCATAAACAGTGATGTAAATGAGcacaaaatcaaaagaaaacaaTGACCATACCATCTTCGAAGAGGGAAAGAACACTCTTCCAAGTTTTACCAATAAAATAAGTCGACTTACAAAATActttattgataataattttttaaattatccgAGTATAAAAACTCGaactaataaaattagttaCTATGCTTAGTGGCAAAGAATAAATGTCAAGAACTCATGCTTATCAAACAACATCTTGTCATCTAAACCAATTCCATCTCCAAAAGTTCCATGGTACATAGCTTTCTTTGAATtcaaaaaagaagaagacaCAAATATAATCATTCCTACATTATACTTAATAAAGTTCCCATTCATCATAATTCATAACCAATCATTAAACCACTTTAACAAGACTGAAAATTTACAAACAATAGCTTTCATTGCATAATCAACTAGCATAATCAATACTCTTAAACATCAATTCCCATTTCTCtccaccttcttcttctccttctcacTTGCATTAACCACATTACCATCATTCCCCGCCATCATAATATACTTATCTTTCCTAGTCAAATTAGTACACTCAAATCCCAAACTCCCACCCAAAACCTTTTGAACATAATTCGCCACTTCAATAGCCGGTCTCCCTCCCCCAACACAACTAACCTCCTTAGGCAATTGTCTCAAAAACGTGATTTCATAAGTGGGTATCGGGTTCATGAAAACAAAATACGGGTCAAGTAGCTTATGCCCACGGGTCGTAGTTCCATAAAAAACACTCTGTTTCGTCTTAATAGCAACCGGCACAATCCTATCCGTTAGCTCCGCAAAAAGAGCACTAAACCTAAGTAAAAACGGTTCCCTTCCCGTTGTACCTTCCGGACATATAACCAAATCTCCTTCTTCCAATAACCGTTTTATATTCGCCGCGTCTTTCTCTCTCTGTCTTGAAAGTGCGACAGTTTTGATCGGAGAAATTAGTTCGGAGAATCTGCTTATGCTGTATGTAACACAACTGATTTTCCGACCGAGGGCGACGGCGGTTACGACAGGGTCTAGTACGGTTCGGTGGTTGCAAACGAATAGGACTCCGGCTTGGCCCGGGGTGGGTGGTGGCGGTGGGGTGCCTTTGACGATTAGTTTGATTCCTAGGAGTTTGTATGTGTATTTGACGATTTTTTCGGGCAAAGGGATGTTTATGTAGACTCTTAATAGGGATAGTAGTATTCCTATG from Impatiens glandulifera chromosome 5, dImpGla2.1, whole genome shotgun sequence includes:
- the LOC124940244 gene encoding BAHD acyltransferase DCR; translated protein: MPSSSVFITSKSTVIPNQKSAIKSLKLSISDLPMLSCHYIQKGVLLTRPPSIPIESLIHLLKLSLSTTLTHFPALAGRLDTDSYGHVHIICSDAGVDFVHAKAKHFFINDLLSPNDVPSVFKQFFTMDNTLSYAGHKNPLAAVQVTELGDGIFIGCTVNHAVTDGTSFWNFFNTFAEITKGVKKISKSPDFCRDTLFNSPAVLKFPVGGPTATFSTDQPLRERIFHFSREAILKMKYRANRKLEISETQWDKNGKTDEISSFQSLCAQLWRSVTRARGLQPIKLTTFRMAVNCRHRLTPSLNALYFGNAIQSIPTVAEAGDLLSLDLQWTADLLHRNVVAHDDSTVRRGISDWESNPRLFPLGNPDGSSITMGSSPRFPMYDNDFGWGRPVAVRSGKANKFDGKISAFPGREGGGSVDLEVVLSPETMARLEEDMEYMQYVC